The following coding sequences lie in one Listeria ivanovii subsp. londoniensis genomic window:
- a CDS encoding ATP-binding cassette domain-containing protein, with the protein MLEIKSLQKSYKLGKKTEIPVLKNIDATIHDGEFAAIIGKSGSGKSTLLNIISGLDTDYTGKVLYNGEDLQAIDLDKYHFNHIGFIFQSFHLVSHMSVLENVKVPLYLNPALSESERNNRALELLRQVGLADFEKQKPSQLSGGQKQRVAIARALANNPDMIIADEPTGALDSVTSAEIINLLKDLTRQGTTVIVVTHDLNIADQTDVVLRLADGEVVSFERKQVIDQNFSLKKEKKLRLNGLAITKISFRSFFNRKFRNLLVALGTSIGIIAILLAFGLGNGVNQSLSQIFGTTFSPNQITTYYMEDGGSKSPEPTTPLTESEIKKIKQLYQDENISEVYERTTIQGIKFEYDGKDLKGASNEMQEANFKPARYEDLTVEDEYLLSGEMVKSDEAGVVIPSSVARKALGKSDTAELTKKDGDKLIGKKITLLFAGRNSDTTSTVKTETVITGITNPSKEGFASGFNVSTKTMNDFIKNTGIEKPILSVDAFTETTKQAEQVVEKYENDKNWANYSITNANAFVDTFSQFTDIIVYLIAFVAGLSLAVAGVMIAIVLYIGVVERTREIGVFRAIGYRKRHIRGLFMMEASYIIILANVLSGAVAMAIAKLVSPILETKIGFEDMIHISVWNFLVTLAITITIGFIFSIYPSNKAAKLDAAEALRSE; encoded by the coding sequence ATGTTAGAAATTAAATCACTACAAAAATCTTATAAGTTAGGAAAGAAGACAGAAATACCTGTTTTGAAGAATATTGATGCGACCATTCACGATGGAGAATTCGCAGCCATTATCGGAAAAAGCGGAAGTGGTAAGTCGACATTATTAAATATTATTAGTGGACTGGATACGGATTACACTGGAAAAGTTCTCTACAATGGAGAAGATTTACAAGCAATTGATTTAGACAAATATCATTTTAATCATATTGGCTTTATTTTCCAAAGTTTCCATTTAGTGAGCCATATGTCCGTTCTTGAAAATGTGAAAGTTCCATTATATTTGAACCCGGCGTTGTCAGAAAGTGAACGAAATAACCGTGCGCTAGAATTACTTCGTCAGGTCGGTTTAGCAGATTTTGAAAAACAAAAACCGTCCCAACTTTCTGGTGGACAAAAGCAGCGAGTTGCAATTGCTAGAGCACTGGCCAATAATCCAGACATGATCATTGCTGATGAACCAACTGGCGCACTTGACAGCGTTACGTCGGCTGAGATTATTAACTTGCTAAAAGACTTAACTCGACAAGGAACAACTGTCATTGTAGTTACACATGATTTAAACATTGCTGATCAAACCGATGTAGTACTACGACTTGCAGATGGCGAAGTAGTTTCATTTGAAAGAAAACAAGTTATAGACCAAAATTTTAGTCTGAAAAAAGAAAAAAAGTTACGCCTAAATGGCTTGGCAATTACTAAGATTTCTTTTCGAAGCTTCTTCAATCGGAAATTTCGAAACTTGCTCGTTGCACTTGGAACGTCTATTGGAATTATCGCTATTTTGCTAGCTTTTGGTCTTGGAAATGGGGTTAATCAAAGCCTATCCCAGATTTTTGGAACAACTTTTTCACCCAATCAAATTACGACCTATTATATGGAAGATGGTGGTTCAAAGTCACCTGAACCAACGACGCCTTTAACCGAAAGTGAAATTAAAAAAATTAAGCAGTTGTATCAAGATGAAAATATTTCAGAAGTATACGAGCGTACAACGATTCAAGGAATAAAATTTGAATACGATGGGAAAGATTTAAAAGGTGCATCAAATGAAATGCAAGAGGCAAATTTTAAACCAGCTCGTTATGAAGATTTAACAGTGGAAGATGAATATTTACTAAGTGGAGAAATGGTCAAAAGCGATGAAGCCGGAGTAGTCATTCCATCAAGTGTTGCTAGAAAGGCACTCGGAAAATCAGATACAGCTGAGCTAACGAAAAAAGATGGTGACAAACTAATTGGTAAAAAAATAACCTTGCTTTTCGCTGGTAGAAACAGTGATACAACTAGCACCGTCAAAACAGAAACAGTCATCACTGGTATCACTAATCCATCAAAAGAAGGCTTTGCAAGTGGATTTAATGTTTCCACCAAAACAATGAACGATTTTATAAAAAATACCGGGATAGAAAAACCAATTTTATCTGTGGATGCTTTTACAGAAACAACCAAACAAGCAGAACAAGTAGTAGAAAAATACGAAAATGATAAGAACTGGGCCAATTATTCGATTACAAATGCGAATGCTTTTGTAGATACCTTTAGCCAATTTACCGATATTATTGTCTATTTAATTGCCTTTGTAGCAGGACTTTCTTTAGCAGTTGCAGGCGTGATGATTGCGATTGTGCTCTATATTGGTGTCGTAGAGCGAACCAGAGAAATTGGTGTATTCCGAGCCATTGGTTATCGTAAACGTCATATCCGCGGTTTATTTATGATGGAGGCGAGTTACATTATTATTTTAGCAAATGTACTATCTGGTGCAGTAGCAATGGCGATTGCCAAATTAGTTAGTCCAATTTTAGAAACAAAAATCGGCTTTGAAGATATGATTCATATTTCGGTTTGGAATTTCTTAGTTACACTTGCAATAACCATTACGATTGGCTTTATTTTTTCCATCTATCCAAGTAATAAAGCCGCAAAACTTGATGCTGCGGAAGCATTACGATCAGAATAA
- a CDS encoding LacI family DNA-binding transcriptional regulator, translated as MKKTSIKDIAKLSGVSVATVSRVINNNGRFSEETRKKVLEVIKETNYQMNFSAKSLRMNKSFSVGILVPDISNYFFSSVVQQVEAILFDQGYSTIICNTGRNFDKEMAYLNMLESKMVDGLIVISGADEFGFKYTNAENGIPYVCIDRQPKDKNTIFISSNHYQGAFEATESLIHAGVKSPAIFMHSRQSSSAKERLKGFQDALKKNNIGYDEELSKFTVDLQKKDYQENIRTFLQNAASVDGIFAINDNIALELLAFLPTIGKKIPVDIKIIGFDDTPQCKYTVPKLSSVKQNIPKIAQITVDNLLSIIANPNQKRSITEIVPIDLALRESV; from the coding sequence ATGAAAAAAACTTCCATAAAAGATATCGCGAAATTAAGCGGCGTATCGGTCGCAACCGTATCAAGGGTAATCAACAATAACGGGCGATTTTCAGAAGAAACACGAAAGAAAGTCTTAGAAGTTATTAAAGAAACCAATTACCAAATGAATTTCAGTGCTAAAAGTTTGCGAATGAATAAATCTTTCTCTGTTGGTATTTTGGTTCCTGATATTAGTAATTATTTTTTCTCCAGTGTTGTTCAACAAGTGGAAGCCATTCTTTTCGACCAAGGTTACTCTACTATTATTTGTAATACTGGACGTAATTTTGATAAAGAAATGGCCTACTTAAACATGCTAGAAAGTAAAATGGTCGACGGGCTAATTGTAATTTCTGGTGCAGATGAATTTGGATTTAAATATACCAATGCGGAAAACGGGATTCCTTATGTTTGTATTGACCGCCAACCAAAGGACAAAAACACCATTTTCATTTCTTCCAATCACTATCAAGGAGCTTTTGAAGCAACCGAATCTTTAATTCATGCTGGCGTAAAAAGCCCAGCAATATTTATGCATAGTCGGCAGTCTTCTTCTGCCAAAGAGCGTTTGAAGGGTTTTCAAGATGCTTTAAAGAAAAATAATATCGGATATGACGAAGAACTTTCTAAATTCACAGTTGATCTACAAAAAAAGGATTATCAAGAAAATATTCGTACTTTCCTACAAAATGCAGCTAGTGTTGATGGTATTTTTGCGATTAATGATAACATTGCTCTCGAGTTATTAGCGTTTTTACCAACGATTGGCAAAAAGATTCCAGTGGATATTAAAATCATTGGTTTTGATGACACGCCGCAATGTAAATATACCGTCCCTAAACTAAGTAGCGTAAAGCAAAACATACCAAAAATCGCTCAAATAACCGTTGATAATTTACTTTCAATTATTGCTAATCCTAACCAAAAAAGAAGCATAACTGAAATAGTTCCCATTGATTTAGCTTTAAGAGAGTCTGTATAA
- a CDS encoding DUF4064 domain-containing protein, whose amino-acid sequence MNPRKTEFVLTLIAGITGVIAGITGIIGGGIMSAVFSSPELTSEAGLYDTDVDALASAGGLVVVFAVLALVIGIALFIFAFLIKKNAKVFGILTLIFGVVGFFLIGFLWVVPGILAIIAGIMCLARKVPAAF is encoded by the coding sequence ATGAATCCAAGAAAAACAGAATTCGTTCTAACTTTAATAGCGGGGATTACTGGTGTAATTGCTGGGATTACAGGAATAATTGGCGGTGGAATTATGTCTGCAGTATTTAGTTCACCTGAATTAACTTCGGAAGCTGGTTTATACGACACAGATGTAGATGCATTAGCTAGCGCTGGTGGACTAGTCGTTGTTTTTGCTGTTTTAGCACTTGTTATTGGGATTGCATTATTTATTTTTGCATTCCTTATTAAGAAAAATGCTAAAGTATTTGGGATTTTAACGCTTATTTTTGGCGTGGTAGGTTTCTTCTTAATTGGCTTCCTATGGGTTGTCCCGGGTATTCTTGCAATTATTGCAGGTATTATGTGCCTAGCAAGAAAAGTACCAGCGGCTTTTTAA
- a CDS encoding GIY-YIG nuclease family protein yields the protein MNKDNRKELIRAYKDKAPDAGVYRFISRESGKSLIDNTMDLKGIANKLAFGVKIGAGNMLPPEMAKEAKQFGIESIDFEILEKVDIKPEMTKEDIKQENDILLSLWLEKVNG from the coding sequence ATGAATAAAGATAACCGCAAAGAACTTATCCGTGCTTACAAAGACAAAGCACCAGACGCAGGTGTATATCGTTTCATCAGCCGAGAAAGCGGGAAATCCTTGATTGACAACACAATGGATTTAAAAGGAATAGCAAACAAGCTAGCATTTGGAGTGAAAATTGGTGCCGGGAACATGTTACCACCTGAAATGGCAAAAGAAGCCAAACAATTCGGGATAGAATCAATTGATTTTGAAATACTAGAAAAAGTAGATATTAAGCCAGAAATGACAAAAGAAGATATCAAACAAGAAAATGATATATTATTGAGTTTATGGTTGGAAAAAGTAAATGGTTAG
- the rpe gene encoding ribulose-phosphate 3-epimerase, with product MQDILICPSMMCADFANLKQEVEVLDQAGSDIFHIDIMDGKFVPNFGMGLQDFEAIRKLTKKLVDVHLMIMNPGDYVETFTDMGADIIYIHPEADIHPARTLDKIKQKGKKAGIAINPGTSIATVKELLPLVDYVMVMTVNPGFAGQAYLDYVDQKISELLTAKSNYSFEIMVDGAIAPKKIAKLSKMGVKGFVLGTSTLFGKAGSYQEIIQKLKSEKLEELQ from the coding sequence ATGCAGGATATATTGATATGTCCTTCCATGATGTGCGCTGATTTTGCTAACCTCAAGCAGGAAGTAGAAGTGCTAGATCAAGCGGGAAGTGATATTTTTCACATTGATATCATGGACGGAAAATTTGTACCGAATTTTGGGATGGGATTACAAGATTTTGAAGCGATTAGAAAATTAACGAAGAAGTTAGTGGATGTTCATTTAATGATTATGAATCCTGGAGATTATGTAGAGACTTTTACCGACATGGGAGCGGATATTATTTATATTCATCCAGAAGCAGACATCCATCCAGCAAGAACACTAGATAAAATAAAACAAAAAGGGAAAAAAGCTGGAATTGCAATTAATCCTGGAACATCGATTGCGACCGTGAAGGAACTATTGCCACTTGTCGATTATGTCATGGTGATGACCGTAAACCCAGGTTTTGCAGGGCAAGCCTACCTCGATTATGTTGATCAGAAAATTAGTGAGTTATTAACGGCAAAATCGAATTATTCTTTTGAAATCATGGTAGATGGGGCAATTGCTCCAAAAAAAATCGCTAAACTTTCTAAAATGGGTGTAAAAGGTTTCGTCCTTGGCACATCTACGTTATTTGGAAAGGCTGGTAGTTATCAAGAAATTATCCAGAAATTAAAAAGTGAAAAATTGGAGGAATTACAATGA
- a CDS encoding GntR family transcriptional regulator, producing MKFDDSKPIYKQIVHFIHREIITEVFKGGDKLLSVRELASKLEVNPTTVQRAYAELEEHGIIYTIRGTGKYLTEDKRRIDQLENETARQLTEHFITEMLKLGLNKEKIIAWVMQIKEEEK from the coding sequence ATGAAATTTGATGATAGTAAACCTATTTATAAACAAATCGTTCACTTTATTCATAGAGAAATAATCACAGAAGTTTTTAAAGGGGGCGACAAATTATTGTCTGTAAGAGAATTAGCTTCAAAATTAGAAGTAAACCCAACAACAGTACAACGAGCCTATGCCGAATTAGAAGAACATGGAATCATCTACACGATTCGCGGTACTGGTAAATATCTGACAGAGGACAAGAGGAGAATCGATCAATTGGAAAATGAGACAGCAAGACAACTAACAGAACACTTTATTACAGAAATGCTGAAACTAGGTCTAAATAAAGAAAAAATAATCGCTTGGGTTATGCAAATAAAGGAGGAAGAAAAATAA
- a CDS encoding Crp/Fnr family transcriptional regulator, whose amino-acid sequence MSTKLDTVLNYLKEFPDYYKYVSKKTYTMNEKIILKEEKSKHIFFVVEGFAAVELEDPLRKTNYISIFVLPSNILGIDTFSSYPKKQHSISVMSNRLVLYKIEVEFLLNVLAMKPDVNDFLLASMADVFARHYALLAMIAKTPKERILMAFQNLAADMGIESENNETVILPEFINQSVLARYCRTTQPNISNLLTELVEEGFLANKKSPYQIDKDSLDYE is encoded by the coding sequence ATGTCAACCAAACTAGATACCGTTCTTAACTATTTAAAAGAGTTTCCTGATTACTATAAATATGTCTCAAAGAAAACCTATACTATGAATGAAAAGATTATTTTAAAAGAAGAGAAATCAAAACATATTTTCTTTGTCGTGGAAGGTTTTGCTGCGGTAGAACTCGAAGATCCACTTAGAAAAACAAATTACATCTCGATTTTTGTGTTGCCGAGTAATATTTTAGGAATTGATACTTTTTCGAGCTATCCGAAAAAGCAACATAGTATTTCTGTTATGAGTAATAGGCTTGTTCTTTATAAAATTGAAGTAGAATTTTTACTAAATGTATTAGCGATGAAACCTGACGTTAATGATTTTTTATTAGCAAGTATGGCGGACGTTTTCGCGAGGCACTATGCATTACTTGCAATGATTGCTAAAACACCGAAAGAACGTATTTTGATGGCATTTCAGAACCTAGCCGCTGATATGGGGATAGAAAGCGAGAATAATGAAACGGTTATTTTGCCGGAATTTATCAATCAATCCGTGTTAGCGAGATATTGTCGCACAACACAACCGAATATTTCTAATTTGTTAACAGAATTAGTGGAAGAGGGTTTTTTAGCAAATAAAAAAAGCCCTTATCAGATTGATAAGGACTCGTTAGATTATGAATGA
- a CDS encoding LapB repeat-containing protein produces the protein MLKKISLIMLSFSLCMPSVIASAEEKTKTQIMVKAENFPEGKTYAEIFPDQNLAKRIAVLSGKQPTDIVTKTDLDSIKVLQCDSSGISDIAGLEYMENLTTIDFTYCSVTDLSPLANLTNLIYVDFDGNNNIVDLEPLKGLINLETLNLGAFDGNSIVDISPLANLTKLKRLDLEGNNIVDVTPLKGLTNLENLDIYNNEISDICALNSLTNLTSLFLGANTIEDLTSLNSMQKLTTLEARSNHFVKKDLEIINSLSSLRSLEMGDNDITDLSFFNTCTSTSLKYVYFAGNHISDIRPLMTYRNAHRNLSTYDVTKQVITLPTIETKENAVTVENKLFDINGDLLAPKQIDNKGTYTAPNVTWDDLTADPMKVSYTFNNSGKFSGTVNQPIDYLAPELTFDSEITYTVNTLKDEATFLSDVSADTDANAEINSNFESKVRMNTVGDYRVSIWSSNKHKESQGIITVHVVAAPTLPFITADSEITYDKGTVKNEAEFFNDVSATTERDATITSNFDQVVDLDIPGDYEVTLTSTNAVGAVTTKVIVHVVAVPVLPTITASPEVTYDKGIAKNEAEFFNDVSATTERDATITSDFNQVVDLAVADDYEVILTSTNATGSVSTKVIVHVVENITPVNPLNPKTSDTPVIPNLPDNPLKPVNPVESKSNVAYTINSTDSKASREKSTTQISGNSLPKTGDSKLYWVLIGLMFVGTASFSWNKKRI, from the coding sequence ATGCTTAAAAAAATTAGCTTGATTATGTTAAGTTTCTCTTTATGTATGCCTAGTGTCATAGCATCAGCAGAGGAAAAAACTAAAACACAAATCATGGTAAAAGCAGAAAATTTTCCAGAAGGTAAAACATATGCTGAAATTTTTCCGGATCAAAATTTAGCAAAACGAATAGCAGTCTTAAGCGGAAAACAACCCACGGATATTGTTACAAAGACTGATTTAGATAGCATCAAGGTACTTCAATGCGATTCATCGGGCATTAGTGATATTGCTGGTCTTGAATATATGGAAAATTTAACAACCATTGATTTCACTTATTGCAGTGTGACAGACTTGAGTCCATTAGCTAATCTTACTAATCTCATTTATGTAGATTTTGATGGAAATAATAATATCGTTGATTTAGAGCCACTAAAGGGATTAATTAATTTAGAAACGTTAAATTTAGGAGCTTTTGATGGGAATAGTATTGTTGACATAAGTCCACTTGCCAATTTAACAAAATTAAAGAGGCTTGATTTAGAGGGAAATAATATTGTCGATGTCACCCCGCTTAAAGGACTTACAAACTTAGAAAATTTGGACATTTATAATAATGAAATTAGTGATATTTGTGCATTAAATTCACTAACCAACCTTACCTCACTTTTCCTTGGTGCGAATACGATAGAAGATTTAACATCTTTAAATTCGATGCAAAAATTAACAACACTTGAAGCGAGGTCGAATCATTTTGTGAAAAAGGATTTAGAAATAATTAATTCTTTATCGAGTTTAAGGTCATTGGAAATGGGAGATAATGATATTACGGATTTATCATTTTTTAATACTTGTACTTCAACTAGCTTGAAATATGTGTACTTTGCAGGTAATCATATAAGCGATATTCGACCATTAATGACATACAGAAATGCGCACCGAAATCTATCTACTTACGATGTAACAAAGCAGGTAATTACATTGCCAACTATTGAAACAAAAGAGAATGCTGTTACGGTAGAAAATAAACTTTTTGATATAAATGGTGATTTACTAGCGCCAAAACAAATCGATAATAAAGGGACTTATACAGCGCCCAATGTAACTTGGGATGATTTAACTGCTGATCCAATGAAGGTTTCTTACACATTTAATAATAGTGGAAAGTTCTCTGGGACGGTAAATCAACCAATTGATTATTTAGCACCTGAACTTACTTTTGATTCAGAGATAACTTATACTGTCAATACACTAAAAGATGAAGCAACATTTTTGTCAGATGTTTCCGCTGACACAGATGCTAATGCGGAAATCAATTCGAATTTTGAAAGTAAGGTAAGGATGAATACAGTGGGAGATTACCGTGTCTCTATTTGGAGTTCCAACAAACATAAGGAGTCACAAGGAATAATAACCGTTCATGTTGTAGCGGCGCCAACATTACCGTTCATTACCGCGGATTCAGAAATAACATATGATAAAGGAACTGTAAAAAATGAAGCGGAATTTTTCAATGATGTATCTGCTACAACTGAAAGAGACGCAACGATAACGAGTAATTTTGATCAAGTTGTTGACTTAGATATCCCAGGGGATTATGAAGTAACACTGACTTCTACCAATGCAGTGGGTGCTGTAACAACGAAAGTTATTGTTCATGTTGTTGCAGTACCAGTTTTACCAACTATCACAGCGAGTCCAGAAGTAACATATGATAAAGGAATAGCCAAAAATGAAGCGGAATTTTTCAATGATGTATCTGCTACAACTGAAAGAGACGCAACGATAACGAGTGACTTCAATCAAGTAGTAGATTTAGCAGTCGCAGATGACTATGAAGTGATACTGACTTCCACTAATGCAACAGGATCAGTCTCGACAAAGGTAATTGTTCATGTGGTGGAAAACATAACACCAGTTAACCCATTGAACCCAAAAACATCAGACACTCCAGTGATTCCAAATTTACCAGATAATCCTTTGAAGCCAGTCAATCCGGTTGAATCAAAGAGTAATGTAGCCTATACCATAAATTCAACCGATTCCAAAGCATCACGCGAAAAAAGCACTACTCAAATTTCAGGAAACAGCCTTCCAAAAACAGGTGATAGCAAGCTTTATTGGGTACTGATTGGATTGATGTTTGTTGGTACTGCAAGTTTTAGTTGGAATAAAAAACGTATTTGA
- a CDS encoding MucBP domain-containing protein: MKKITKKLFHLTLIVAICFSFYPQTTMAFDNENITVNHEKTDIVMAADLGGQTWLINEVNRQLSPKKVGVDLTFEDLTKITSIYLNNRSLTGEVPPEINNLVSLESLLLYSNNLTGTIPAELGELPHLNTLRLDYNQLTGTVPDGLGNIDSIQLQSNQLVGQLPLSLYENRTGTNEVNVSGNQVTINSMDNVPSIYSPYTFIYPTPYIPYSGHIEAGNYFFPNLDNSTIFTPFQKGSKTYIDLKAAYMFESELFAGHHVTITDENTEKVIYDGELTEEVRIPFTDWKAGTYSLGFVLDEAFNNPQNKAYVTIQILPTQAEDVTIQYVDEDGATIHDSKQISGDVGDYYDAKRPAYQLTIPNYVLDQSKFPTNTIGTLTDEPQTVTYVYDKIDGAPVTVKYLDENGAELAKPDTLTGKIDSPYETTAKDISGWIVDETKLPTNASGSFTADSQTVTYTYKTNQTKVTAHDSTIYVGDNWNAKDNFDTAYDQDGKEVPFDEVTVEGTVDTTKPGVYSVKYMYDGAETEINVTVKAKDVPVDPTNPVDPTNPIDPTKPAPSFIPNQPNQIKETVVQSEQSTSASQWKLPITGDNTLGSILYSVVGFTAIFLAISLLRRRKTHS, translated from the coding sequence ATGAAAAAAATAACAAAAAAACTATTCCATTTAACTTTAATTGTAGCGATTTGCTTTAGCTTTTATCCGCAAACGACTATGGCATTTGATAACGAGAATATAACAGTAAATCATGAAAAAACAGATATCGTAATGGCAGCAGACTTAGGTGGACAAACTTGGCTTATTAATGAAGTGAATAGACAACTTTCTCCTAAAAAAGTAGGAGTAGACTTAACTTTTGAGGATCTTACTAAAATTACATCCATTTATCTAAATAATCGAAGCCTCACTGGTGAAGTACCACCAGAAATTAATAATTTAGTTTCCTTAGAGAGTTTGCTTTTGTATAGCAATAATCTGACGGGAACTATCCCAGCTGAATTAGGCGAGTTACCACACTTGAATACACTGAGATTAGATTACAATCAACTTACAGGAACTGTTCCGGATGGATTAGGAAATATCGATTCAATCCAATTGCAGTCTAATCAACTTGTGGGGCAATTACCACTTAGCCTATACGAGAATAGAACAGGAACGAATGAAGTCAATGTATCTGGAAATCAGGTAACAATTAACAGCATGGATAATGTTCCTAGCATTTACTCTCCGTACACCTTTATTTACCCTACACCATACATTCCTTATAGTGGACATATAGAAGCAGGTAATTACTTTTTTCCTAATTTGGATAATAGTACAATTTTTACTCCATTTCAAAAAGGGAGTAAAACATATATTGATTTAAAGGCAGCTTACATGTTTGAATCAGAACTTTTTGCTGGACATCACGTAACGATTACAGACGAAAATACTGAGAAAGTCATTTACGATGGAGAACTTACAGAAGAGGTGCGCATTCCGTTTACAGATTGGAAGGCAGGCACATATAGTCTTGGCTTTGTGCTTGATGAAGCATTTAACAATCCGCAAAATAAAGCATACGTAACTATTCAGATTTTACCAACTCAAGCTGAAGACGTGACGATTCAATATGTCGATGAAGATGGGGCCACTATTCATGATTCGAAACAAATTAGTGGAGACGTGGGAGACTATTATGACGCTAAAAGACCAGCATATCAGTTAACCATCCCTAACTATGTACTGGATCAATCGAAGTTTCCTACTAACACAATCGGAACTCTAACGGATGAACCACAGACTGTGACCTACGTATATGACAAAATAGACGGGGCACCGGTAACCGTGAAATATTTGGATGAAAATGGAGCAGAGCTAGCAAAACCAGATACATTAACTGGAAAAATAGATTCTCCTTATGAAACAACAGCTAAAGATATTTCTGGTTGGATTGTGGATGAAACCAAACTTCCGACGAACGCAAGTGGAAGTTTTACAGCAGACAGCCAAACAGTCACTTATACGTATAAAACCAATCAAACAAAAGTAACTGCACATGATTCTACCATCTATGTAGGAGATAATTGGAATGCGAAAGACAATTTTGACACTGCCTATGATCAAGATGGAAAGGAAGTACCTTTTGACGAGGTTACTGTAGAAGGTACAGTAGATACGACTAAACCAGGTGTTTATTCTGTGAAATATATGTATGATGGAGCAGAAACGGAAATTAACGTGACGGTGAAAGCGAAAGATGTGCCGGTTGATCCAACAAATCCGGTTGATCCAACAAATCCGATTGACCCAACCAAACCCGCTCCATCTTTCATTCCAAATCAACCGAACCAAATAAAAGAAACCGTTGTCCAAAGTGAGCAGTCAACTAGTGCTTCCCAGTGGAAACTTCCAATAACAGGCGACAATACATTGGGTAGTATTCTTTATAGTGTAGTCGGTTTCACAGCCATTTTCCTAGCGATTAGTTTACTGAGAAGAAGAAAAACTCATTCATAA
- a CDS encoding ABC transporter ATP-binding protein, whose translation MLVGNNISKSYANQLILQHANFTAKPGDMIVLTGENGSGKTTLLNILANLKKPTDGTIELDGQIYHSNEIRQHIAYLSNELFAQKNITIETFMQQHALLFEDIQLEKWDKLLATWKINKQLKLSELSTGMLMKVKIGSVLARKVKLYLYDEPFANIDILARSEVMKAIISETDPDGITIISSHHLEGMEPLYNQLWLIKEGALKTIDTENYREETGNSLIDFYKEEMNK comes from the coding sequence ATGCTAGTTGGAAATAATATTTCAAAATCCTATGCTAATCAATTAATTTTACAGCATGCGAATTTTACAGCAAAACCTGGCGATATGATTGTCCTTACAGGTGAAAATGGAAGTGGGAAAACGACTTTACTGAATATCTTGGCAAATTTAAAGAAACCAACAGATGGCACTATCGAGTTAGATGGTCAAATATATCATAGCAACGAAATCCGTCAGCATATAGCCTATCTAAGTAACGAACTATTTGCACAAAAAAACATTACTATCGAAACCTTCATGCAACAACATGCCTTACTTTTTGAAGATATTCAATTAGAAAAGTGGGATAAATTACTCGCCACTTGGAAAATAAATAAACAACTTAAGCTCTCGGAACTATCTACTGGAATGCTAATGAAAGTGAAAATTGGGAGCGTCCTCGCTAGGAAGGTAAAACTTTACCTCTATGATGAACCATTTGCAAATATTGATATATTAGCTCGGTCGGAAGTGATGAAAGCCATCATTAGTGAGACAGATCCAGATGGAATAACGATTATTTCGTCCCATCATTTAGAAGGAATGGAACCACTTTATAACCAATTATGGCTCATTAAAGAAGGCGCCCTTAAGACAATAGATACAGAAAATTACCGTGAAGAAACAGGCAATTCGTTAATCGATTTTTATAAGGAGGAAATGAACAAATGA
- the rpiB gene encoding ribose 5-phosphate isomerase B — translation MKIAIGNDHVGIELKPVIIEYLQELGHEVKDFGAYSNERTDYPAYGKKVAEDVAAGNSDLGILICGSGVGISIAANKVKGIRAVVCSEPYSAKLSREHNNTNILAFGSRVVGAELAKMIAQNWLEAEFEGGRHAKRVEMIADIETEEE, via the coding sequence ATGAAAATTGCAATTGGAAATGACCATGTTGGAATCGAACTAAAACCAGTTATAATAGAGTATTTACAAGAACTAGGACATGAAGTGAAAGATTTTGGTGCTTATTCAAATGAAAGAACGGATTATCCAGCATACGGCAAAAAAGTAGCAGAAGATGTTGCTGCTGGAAATTCAGACCTAGGAATACTTATTTGTGGATCAGGCGTAGGAATTTCTATCGCAGCCAACAAAGTCAAAGGAATTCGTGCAGTTGTTTGTAGCGAACCATATTCTGCTAAATTATCCCGCGAACATAACAATACGAATATTTTAGCATTTGGCTCTAGAGTAGTTGGCGCTGAGCTAGCAAAAATGATTGCTCAAAATTGGTTAGAAGCAGAATTTGAAGGCGGTCGTCATGCGAAACGAGTGGAAATGATTGCGGATATAGAAACTGAGGAGGAATGA